A region from the Geobacter benzoatilyticus genome encodes:
- the rplA gene encoding 50S ribosomal protein L1 — protein sequence MPKTAKKHREALAKVDRSRTYPVVDGIESVKSLAYAKFDETVEVAVRLGVDPRHADQMVRGAVVLPNGLGKDVRVLVFAKGEKEKEARDAGADHVGAEDLVAKIQEGWFEFDTAIATPDMMGVVGKIGKLLGPRGLMPNPKVGTVTFDVGRAVKESKAGKVEFRVEKAGIVHAPVGKASFDVDKLKENLLALVEALVKAKPSAAKGTYIKKISLSSTMGPGLTLDIADIQSKLV from the coding sequence ATGCCGAAAACAGCGAAGAAGCACAGGGAAGCCCTGGCGAAGGTTGACCGTAGCCGGACCTATCCCGTCGTTGATGGTATAGAAAGTGTCAAGTCACTCGCCTACGCCAAATTCGACGAAACCGTCGAGGTTGCGGTGCGGCTGGGCGTTGACCCCCGCCATGCCGACCAGATGGTCCGTGGTGCAGTTGTCCTGCCGAACGGTCTTGGCAAGGATGTCCGGGTTCTTGTTTTCGCCAAGGGCGAGAAGGAGAAAGAGGCACGGGATGCCGGTGCTGACCATGTGGGCGCCGAGGATCTTGTGGCAAAGATTCAGGAAGGGTGGTTTGAATTCGATACCGCCATTGCCACCCCCGACATGATGGGTGTTGTCGGCAAGATTGGTAAACTTCTTGGTCCGCGTGGTCTCATGCCTAACCCGAAAGTCGGCACTGTTACCTTCGATGTGGGGCGTGCTGTCAAGGAATCCAAGGCGGGTAAAGTTGAGTTCCGCGTCGAGAAGGCCGGAATTGTTCATGCTCCCGTGGGCAAGGCCTCCTTTGATGTGGACAAGCTCAAGGAAAACCTTCTTGCCCTTGTGGAAGCGCTCGTCAAGGCAAAGCCCTCTGCGGCCAAGGGTACCTATATCAAAAAGATCAGCCTTTCATCCACCATGGGGCCAGGTCTGACTCTTGACATAGCCGACATTCAGTCCAAGCTTGTCTAG
- the tuf gene encoding elongation factor Tu, giving the protein MAKAKFERTKPHVNIGTIGHVDHGKTTLTAAITRVLAEQGQAEFKGFDQIDNAPEERERGITIATSHVEYETGKRHYAHVDCPGHADYVKNMITGAAQMDGAILVVSAADGPMPQTREHILLARQVGVPYIVVFLNKADMVDDEELLELVELEIRELLSSYDFPGDDIPIIKGSALKALNGDKDELGSEAIIKLMEAVDSYIPEPERAVDKPFLMPVEDVFSISGRGTVATGRVERGIVKVGEEVEIVGMKATVKTTVTGVEMFRKLLDEGRAGDNIGALLRGVKREDIERGQVLAKPGSITPHTKFKAEAYILTKEEGGRHTPFFNGYRPQFYFRTTDVTGVVDLPAGTEMVMPGDNVAVTVNLITPIAMDEGLRFAIREGGRTVGAGVVSSIIE; this is encoded by the coding sequence ATGGCAAAGGCAAAATTCGAGAGAACCAAACCGCACGTCAACATAGGGACCATAGGTCACGTAGACCACGGCAAGACCACGCTGACGGCAGCGATTACGCGTGTACTGGCAGAGCAGGGTCAAGCCGAGTTCAAGGGGTTCGATCAGATCGACAACGCCCCTGAAGAGCGTGAGCGTGGTATTACCATAGCGACCTCGCACGTAGAATACGAGACCGGCAAGCGTCACTATGCGCACGTAGACTGCCCCGGCCACGCCGACTACGTCAAGAACATGATCACCGGTGCGGCCCAGATGGACGGTGCGATTCTCGTTGTCTCCGCCGCCGACGGTCCCATGCCCCAGACCCGCGAGCACATCCTGCTTGCCCGTCAGGTAGGCGTACCCTACATCGTCGTATTCCTGAACAAGGCCGACATGGTGGATGACGAAGAACTCCTCGAGCTTGTAGAGCTTGAGATTCGTGAACTTCTCTCCTCCTACGACTTCCCGGGCGACGACATTCCCATCATCAAGGGTTCCGCTCTCAAAGCCCTCAACGGCGACAAGGACGAGCTCGGCTCCGAAGCGATCATCAAGCTCATGGAAGCAGTAGACTCCTACATTCCCGAGCCTGAGCGCGCCGTGGACAAACCGTTCCTGATGCCCGTCGAAGACGTATTCTCCATCTCCGGTCGCGGTACCGTAGCCACCGGCCGTGTAGAGCGTGGCATTGTAAAGGTCGGCGAAGAAGTTGAAATCGTCGGGATGAAGGCCACCGTCAAGACCACGGTAACCGGTGTAGAGATGTTCCGCAAGCTTCTCGACGAAGGCCGTGCCGGCGACAACATTGGGGCACTGCTGCGCGGCGTCAAGCGTGAAGACATCGAGCGCGGTCAGGTTCTGGCAAAGCCGGGTAGCATCACCCCGCACACCAAGTTCAAAGCCGAAGCATACATCCTGACCAAGGAAGAAGGCGGTCGTCACACCCCGTTCTTCAACGGATACCGTCCTCAGTTCTACTTCCGGACCACTGACGTGACCGGGGTTGTTGACCTGCCGGCCGGGACCGAAATGGTAATGCCTGGCGATAACGTTGCGGTGACCGTAAACCTGATCACCCCGATCGCCATGGACGAAGGTCTGCGCTTCGCTATCCGCGAAGGTGGCCGTACGGTTGGCGCCGGTGTCGTCAGCTCCATTATCGAATAA
- the truA gene encoding tRNA pseudouridine(38-40) synthase TruA — protein sequence MRTIKLILEYDGTNYAGWQIQPNGVTIQQVVEEALATMLKGAVRVHSSGRTDAGVHARGMVAAFSADTGIPVRAFSDGLNALLPPDIVVVEAHEARPGFNPRFDATGKHYRYTIHRGARRSPLCRHYTWHVRGGLDLAAMERAAGCMVGEHDFASFRTTGCAARTTVRRIDSVGLAEEGDLLHIDVKGSGFLRNMVRIMAGTLVDVGRGRRSVGDVALLLTQPGEHAAGPTAPPQGLCLMEVYY from the coding sequence ATGCGCACGATCAAACTTATTCTTGAATACGATGGCACGAACTACGCGGGCTGGCAAATTCAACCCAACGGAGTAACCATTCAGCAGGTGGTTGAGGAGGCCTTGGCGACGATGCTGAAGGGGGCGGTTCGCGTTCATTCTTCAGGGCGCACCGATGCCGGGGTACATGCGCGGGGAATGGTCGCTGCCTTCAGTGCCGACACGGGGATTCCGGTACGCGCATTTTCAGATGGGCTCAATGCGCTCCTCCCCCCTGATATTGTCGTTGTGGAGGCGCACGAAGCCCGGCCGGGCTTTAATCCGCGCTTTGACGCCACCGGCAAGCACTATCGCTACACAATTCACCGTGGTGCGCGCCGTTCACCCCTCTGCCGGCATTATACCTGGCACGTTCGGGGGGGGCTCGACCTGGCTGCCATGGAGAGAGCGGCCGGTTGCATGGTGGGAGAGCATGATTTTGCCTCTTTTCGCACCACGGGATGCGCCGCCCGGACTACGGTCAGGCGGATAGACTCTGTCGGTCTGGCGGAGGAAGGGGATCTGCTCCACATTGATGTAAAGGGTTCCGGATTCCTGCGCAATATGGTTCGCATCATGGCCGGCACCCTGGTGGATGTGGGTCGGGGACGGCGCAGCGTCGGGGACGTGGCTCTCCTCCTGACGCAGCCCGGCGAGCATGCTGCCGGCCCGACAGCCCCCCCCCAGGGGTTGTGTCTCATGGAAGTCTATTATTGA
- the argC gene encoding N-acetyl-gamma-glutamyl-phosphate reductase, whose protein sequence is MLKVAVVGASGYTGVELLRLLYCHPEVAVTCITSEQSASRPVADLFPTLRGRYAQVLENLEPVRVAGKADLIFTALPHKAAMEVVPTFLKLGKRVVDLSADYRFCDAAVYEKWYEPHLDPENLKVSVYGLPEVRREKIAGACLVGNPGCYPTSVILGLMPLLKNGLIDPSTIISDSKSGTSGAGRGAKVDNLFCEVNEGFKAYGVGGVHRHIPEIEQELSLLAGERITITFTPHLVPMDRGILSTIYARLTGNHSVAELVELYAGFYGGEPFVRVLPAGNVPSTAHVRGSNFCDIGLSVDSRTGRVIVVSAIDNLVKGAAGQAVQNMNIMYGFPETMGLELLPVFP, encoded by the coding sequence ATGCTGAAGGTAGCCGTTGTTGGAGCTAGTGGATATACCGGAGTTGAGCTGCTCAGGCTTCTTTACTGTCATCCCGAAGTCGCTGTAACCTGCATTACTTCCGAGCAGAGCGCCAGCCGGCCCGTGGCTGATCTGTTCCCGACGTTGCGCGGGCGCTACGCCCAGGTGCTCGAAAATCTCGAACCGGTCAGGGTAGCCGGGAAGGCCGACCTCATCTTTACGGCCCTTCCCCATAAGGCCGCAATGGAGGTGGTTCCAACTTTTCTTAAGCTGGGCAAGCGGGTTGTTGACCTCTCTGCCGACTACCGTTTCTGTGATGCGGCTGTCTATGAAAAATGGTACGAGCCCCATCTGGACCCCGAGAATCTTAAGGTGTCGGTTTACGGACTTCCTGAAGTGCGGAGGGAGAAGATTGCCGGTGCCTGCCTCGTGGGGAACCCCGGCTGTTATCCCACGAGTGTCATCCTGGGTCTTATGCCGCTTCTGAAAAATGGGCTCATTGATCCGTCTACCATTATTTCCGACTCAAAATCCGGAACTTCGGGGGCGGGAAGGGGGGCCAAGGTTGACAATCTCTTCTGCGAGGTGAATGAAGGCTTCAAGGCCTACGGCGTGGGGGGAGTCCACCGGCACATCCCCGAGATTGAGCAGGAGTTGTCGCTTCTGGCCGGCGAGCGGATAACCATCACATTCACTCCCCATCTGGTCCCCATGGATCGCGGAATTCTTTCCACCATCTACGCGCGCCTCACCGGCAATCACTCTGTTGCCGAACTGGTGGAGCTCTATGCCGGATTCTACGGGGGTGAGCCCTTCGTTCGCGTGCTCCCCGCCGGAAACGTCCCTTCTACCGCCCATGTGCGCGGGTCCAATTTCTGTGACATCGGCCTGTCCGTGGACAGCCGCACCGGTAGGGTCATCGTTGTGTCCGCCATCGATAACCTCGTGAAAGGTGCCGCCGGTCAGGCGGTGCAGAACATGAATATCATGTACGGCTTTCCCGAGACGATGGGGCTGGAACTGCTTCCCGTTTTCCCCTGA
- the rpmG gene encoding 50S ribosomal protein L33, with translation MRDIITLACSECKQRNYTTTKNKKNTPQKLEFKKYCRFCKTHTVHKETK, from the coding sequence ATGAGAGACATCATTACTCTCGCCTGCTCCGAGTGCAAGCAGAGGAACTATACTACAACCAAGAACAAGAAAAACACTCCGCAAAAGCTGGAGTTCAAAAAGTACTGCCGTTTCTGCAAGACTCATACTGTCCACAAGGAAACCAAGTAA
- a CDS encoding YgiQ family radical SAM protein, with amino-acid sequence MPFIPTTKEEALRRGWRELDVIFVTGDAYIDHPAFGVPLLARWLESRGFRVGIIAQPDWRSREPFMALGRPRLFFAVSAGAMDSMVAHYTPLKKLRHDDAYTPGGRHGSRPNRATIIYTSRLKEAFKDVPVVIGGIEASLRRFAHYDYWEDKVRRSILFDSKADLLVFGMGERPILELAERLRRGDSMAQLADIRGIAYAMRGDVPSGAVELPSCDMVMNDPHRYAEAFRLVSQDMHPDSGKPLVQRHGDRLLVCNPPSAPLSEAELDAVYALPFVRAPHPSYVESIPAYEQIKSSITTHRGCFGGCAFCAITHHQGRFIQSRSERSVVEEVGRMVKMPWFRGSISDVGGPTANMYGLRCGSADGGSRCRRESCLFPSVCRHLVTQDRRASSLLKRVRAMHGVKHVAVSSGIRYDLLERQPEYFGELLAHHVGGLLKVAPEHIADAVTDLMRKPGREAFERFLARFGQESARLGRKQYVVPYLMSGHPGCTLDHMVELAIFLKRHNIRVDQVQDFTPTPGTLATCMYHTGIDPFTKRQVYVARSDREKRLQKSLLLWHQPAERRNVYDALRMCGREESAVELLGKFRGQPESRPVPRDRKRRS; translated from the coding sequence ATGCCGTTTATTCCAACTACGAAAGAAGAGGCGTTGCGACGGGGATGGCGCGAACTTGACGTTATTTTCGTCACCGGCGACGCCTATATCGACCACCCGGCTTTCGGTGTCCCTCTTCTGGCCCGGTGGCTCGAATCCCGCGGCTTCCGTGTCGGGATCATTGCTCAGCCCGACTGGCGCTCACGGGAGCCGTTCATGGCCTTGGGGAGGCCACGCCTCTTCTTTGCGGTTTCGGCCGGCGCCATGGATTCCATGGTTGCCCACTATACTCCCCTCAAGAAACTTCGCCACGACGATGCCTATACACCCGGCGGCCGCCATGGCTCCAGGCCAAACCGGGCAACTATTATTTATACCTCCCGGCTCAAGGAGGCGTTCAAGGATGTTCCTGTAGTAATCGGCGGTATAGAGGCATCACTTCGCCGTTTCGCGCACTATGATTACTGGGAAGATAAAGTCCGTCGCTCCATACTTTTTGACTCAAAGGCGGACCTGCTGGTTTTCGGGATGGGTGAAAGGCCCATCCTGGAATTAGCCGAACGGTTGCGCAGGGGCGATTCCATGGCTCAGCTTGCTGATATTCGCGGAATTGCGTATGCGATGCGTGGAGATGTCCCTTCCGGCGCAGTGGAGCTACCATCGTGCGACATGGTGATGAATGATCCGCATCGGTATGCCGAGGCGTTCCGGCTGGTATCGCAAGATATGCACCCCGACAGCGGGAAGCCCCTTGTTCAGCGTCACGGTGACAGATTGCTGGTTTGTAATCCTCCGTCAGCTCCTTTGTCTGAGGCGGAATTGGATGCTGTCTATGCCCTGCCGTTCGTCCGTGCTCCGCACCCTTCGTATGTCGAGTCCATCCCAGCCTACGAACAGATCAAATCGTCGATCACGACCCACCGGGGCTGTTTCGGAGGGTGCGCCTTCTGTGCGATAACTCATCATCAGGGCCGTTTTATTCAGTCCCGGAGTGAGAGATCGGTTGTGGAAGAAGTCGGGCGAATGGTGAAAATGCCGTGGTTTCGCGGTAGTATAAGCGATGTGGGCGGCCCGACTGCAAACATGTACGGTTTGCGCTGCGGCAGTGCTGACGGGGGGAGCCGATGCCGTCGCGAAAGCTGCCTCTTTCCCTCGGTGTGCCGCCATCTCGTCACCCAGGACCGCCGGGCGTCGTCGCTCCTGAAGCGGGTGAGGGCGATGCATGGGGTAAAGCATGTGGCCGTTTCGTCAGGAATCAGATATGACCTTCTTGAGCGCCAGCCGGAATATTTCGGCGAGCTTTTAGCCCACCATGTGGGGGGGCTCCTGAAGGTTGCGCCGGAGCACATTGCCGATGCAGTCACTGATCTGATGCGAAAGCCAGGCAGAGAGGCGTTCGAGCGTTTTCTCGCCCGTTTCGGTCAGGAGAGCGCCAGGCTTGGCCGGAAACAGTATGTGGTTCCGTACCTGATGTCGGGCCATCCGGGATGTACCCTGGATCATATGGTGGAGCTTGCAATATTTCTCAAACGCCACAATATCCGTGTGGACCAGGTGCAGGATTTTACCCCCACGCCCGGTACTCTTGCCACTTGCATGTACCACACGGGTATCGACCCATTCACTAAGCGTCAAGTATATGTTGCGCGAAGCGATCGTGAGAAGCGTCTCCAGAAGTCGCTCTTGCTGTGGCACCAGCCGGCGGAAAGGCGCAATGTTTATGACGCGCTCCGGATGTGCGGACGCGAGGAGTCTGCGGTCGAACTGCTGGGGAAATTCCGGGGGCAGCCGGAGTCGCGTCCTGTGCCGCGTGATCGGAAACGCCGTTCCTGA
- the rplJ gene encoding 50S ribosomal protein L10 — protein sequence MNKETKQQQVAELHDKLTRAKAVFLADFRGMNVDQATTLRNELRAASVEYKVVKNTLLELASKETDKESLSPYYAGPTAVAFSYDDPVAAAKVLSKFAKTQANTFKLKAAVLSGKPITVSDIQALADLPSREVLIAKLLGTLNAPVTNFVGVLAAVPGSFVRALNAIKIQKEGN from the coding sequence TTGAATAAAGAAACTAAGCAGCAACAGGTAGCGGAACTGCATGATAAGCTCACCCGGGCAAAGGCAGTTTTCCTTGCTGATTTCCGCGGTATGAACGTGGACCAGGCAACGACGCTCAGGAATGAACTCCGTGCAGCCTCGGTAGAATACAAGGTTGTAAAAAACACGCTGCTTGAACTGGCGTCGAAGGAGACCGACAAGGAATCGCTGTCTCCGTATTATGCCGGTCCGACCGCCGTTGCATTCAGCTATGACGATCCGGTCGCCGCAGCAAAGGTCCTGTCCAAGTTTGCCAAGACACAGGCCAACACCTTCAAGCTCAAGGCAGCCGTACTGTCCGGCAAGCCGATTACGGTAAGCGATATTCAGGCTTTGGCAGATCTGCCGAGCCGCGAAGTGCTTATTGCAAAACTGCTTGGAACTCTCAATGCACCGGTTACCAACTTTGTTGGCGTTCTCGCTGCGGTTCCGGGAAGTTTTGTCCGTGCGCTTAACGCGATCAAAATTCAAAAGGAAGGCAATTAA
- the rplL gene encoding 50S ribosomal protein L7/L12, with the protein MAEITKADVVSFIENMSVLELSELVKELEEKFGVSAAAPVAVAAAAAPAAAAEAAEEKTEFDIVLKSAGANKIAVIKVVRAITGLGLKEAKDLVDGAPKPVKTGVSKEEAEDAKKQLVESGAEVEIK; encoded by the coding sequence ATGGCAGAGATTACAAAGGCCGATGTTGTCAGCTTCATTGAGAATATGAGTGTTCTTGAGCTTTCCGAGCTCGTGAAAGAACTCGAAGAGAAATTCGGCGTATCCGCCGCTGCTCCGGTTGCCGTTGCCGCTGCTGCTGCTCCTGCTGCCGCTGCTGAAGCTGCTGAAGAGAAGACCGAGTTCGATATCGTTCTCAAGTCTGCCGGTGCAAACAAGATTGCCGTTATCAAGGTTGTTCGCGCAATCACCGGTCTGGGCCTCAAGGAAGCCAAAGACCTGGTCGATGGCGCACCCAAGCCCGTCAAGACCGGCGTTTCCAAGGAAGAAGCCGAGGACGCCAAGAAGCAACTCGTCGAGTCCGGCGCTGAAGTTGAGATTAAATAA
- the rpsI gene encoding 30S ribosomal protein S9: MAAISYYGTGKRKSSVARVWLKPGTGNIVINNKSIDDYFGRETSKMIVKQPLELVEKVGNFDIYVNVRGGGDSGQAGAIKHGITKALLEVDVELRGTLKKAGFITRDSRIKERKKYGKRAARRSCQFSKR; encoded by the coding sequence ATGGCAGCAATCAGCTACTACGGTACGGGGAAGCGGAAATCATCGGTCGCCAGGGTCTGGCTGAAACCGGGGACGGGGAACATCGTCATCAACAACAAGTCCATCGACGACTACTTTGGTCGCGAGACTTCCAAGATGATCGTTAAGCAACCCTTGGAACTGGTTGAAAAAGTCGGTAACTTCGATATCTATGTGAATGTTCGCGGCGGCGGCGACTCCGGCCAGGCTGGCGCCATCAAGCATGGCATCACCAAGGCGCTTCTCGAAGTCGATGTCGAGCTTCGCGGCACCCTCAAGAAGGCCGGTTTCATTACCCGCGACTCCCGGATCAAGGAGCGGAAGAAGTACGGTAAGCGTGCCGCCCGGAGAAGCTGCCAGTTCTCCAAGCGTTAA
- the secE gene encoding preprotein translocase subunit SecE encodes MIAKTKDFLTEVKAELGKVTWPTRKETISTTWVVVAIVIIISIYLGICDLILAKLMRLILG; translated from the coding sequence GTGATCGCAAAAACCAAAGATTTCCTCACTGAAGTGAAAGCTGAGCTGGGTAAGGTGACTTGGCCGACCCGCAAGGAGACCATCTCCACAACGTGGGTCGTGGTGGCAATTGTCATCATTATATCCATCTATCTTGGGATCTGTGACCTGATTCTGGCGAAGCTTATGCGCCTCATCCTTGGGTAA
- the rplK gene encoding 50S ribosomal protein L11, with protein MAKKITGYIKLQIPAGKANPSPPIGPALGQHGVNIMEFCKAFNAKTQSDEGTIIPVVITVFADRSFSFITKVPPMSVLIKKAVGIESGSSVPNKNKVGKLTAEQVKEIAVKKMPDMNAASLEAAMKTVEGTARSMGVEIVQ; from the coding sequence ATGGCAAAAAAAATCACGGGTTACATCAAGCTGCAGATCCCGGCAGGCAAAGCAAACCCTTCGCCTCCGATCGGACCGGCTTTGGGTCAGCATGGTGTCAATATCATGGAGTTCTGCAAGGCGTTCAATGCCAAGACTCAGAGTGACGAGGGAACTATTATTCCTGTTGTCATCACCGTCTTTGCTGATCGTTCTTTCAGCTTTATCACCAAAGTTCCGCCAATGTCGGTCCTTATAAAGAAAGCGGTTGGCATTGAAAGCGGCTCAAGCGTGCCGAACAAGAACAAAGTCGGCAAGCTGACTGCGGAGCAGGTTAAAGAGATAGCCGTCAAGAAAATGCCCGACATGAACGCTGCGTCGCTTGAAGCTGCCATGAAAACGGTCGAAGGGACCGCCCGCAGCATGGGCGTTGAAATTGTTCAATAG
- a CDS encoding aspartate-semialdehyde dehydrogenase, with the protein MAKLWNVAVVGATGAVGGQMLECLEERNFPVGNIRCLASARSAGEVLEFKGKPVMVEELTRDSFDGIDIALFSAGGDRSREFCPAAAAAGAVCIDNSSAWRMDPDVPLVVPEVNPHAIADYRKKGIIANPNCSTIQMVVALKPLHDYATIRRIVVSTYQAVSGTGKKAIEELQKQVVSLFQGKSPEMKVYPHQIAFNCLPQIDSFGDNGYTKEEMKMVNETRKILEADIRVTATTVRVPVFYSHSESVNIETEKKLTVAKARELLAEAPGVELVDDPATSSYPMAIDAAGQDLTLVGRIREDESIDNGLNLWVVADNIRKGAATNAVQIAELLIGKYLK; encoded by the coding sequence ATGGCGAAGCTGTGGAACGTGGCCGTCGTCGGCGCCACCGGCGCCGTGGGCGGACAGATGTTGGAATGCCTCGAAGAGCGGAACTTTCCCGTGGGGAACATCCGATGCCTCGCCAGCGCCCGGAGCGCCGGCGAGGTGCTGGAGTTCAAGGGGAAGCCGGTGATGGTGGAAGAGCTGACCCGCGATTCCTTCGACGGGATCGACATTGCCCTTTTTTCGGCCGGCGGTGACCGCTCCAGGGAGTTCTGCCCCGCGGCCGCTGCAGCCGGGGCGGTCTGCATCGACAATTCCAGCGCCTGGAGAATGGATCCCGATGTGCCGCTGGTGGTTCCCGAAGTGAATCCCCATGCCATTGCCGATTACCGGAAGAAGGGGATCATCGCCAACCCAAACTGCTCCACCATCCAGATGGTCGTGGCCCTGAAGCCGCTCCACGATTACGCTACCATCAGGCGGATCGTGGTTTCCACCTACCAGGCGGTTTCCGGCACCGGCAAGAAGGCCATCGAAGAGCTGCAGAAGCAGGTGGTTTCCCTTTTCCAGGGGAAGTCTCCCGAGATGAAGGTCTATCCCCACCAGATCGCCTTCAACTGTCTTCCCCAGATCGACTCCTTCGGCGACAACGGCTACACGAAGGAAGAAATGAAGATGGTGAACGAGACCCGGAAGATTCTGGAGGCCGATATTAGGGTCACCGCCACCACTGTTCGCGTGCCGGTATTCTACAGTCACTCCGAATCGGTGAATATCGAGACCGAGAAAAAGCTGACCGTGGCCAAGGCCCGGGAGCTTCTGGCGGAGGCTCCGGGAGTGGAGCTGGTGGACGATCCTGCCACGTCATCCTACCCCATGGCCATTGATGCCGCCGGACAGGATCTGACCCTCGTGGGTCGCATTCGGGAGGACGAGTCCATCGATAATGGCCTAAACCTCTGGGTGGTGGCGGACAATATCCGCAAGGGGGCGGCCACGAATGCCGTCCAGATCGCCGAGCTGCTGATCGGGAAGTATCTCAAATAG
- the nusG gene encoding transcription termination/antitermination protein NusG: MSKKWYGVHTYSGFENKVRLSLAERIKNLNLEDLFGEILIPSETVVELKKGEKKTSSRKFFPGYILVNMELNEETWHAVKETSKVTGFVGGNNPFAIPDEEVAKITRRMEEGAEKPRPKVLFEVGETVRVVDGPFLNFTGVVEDVKPDKGKLRVMVSIFGRATPVELEFMQVEKQ, from the coding sequence ATGTCAAAAAAGTGGTATGGGGTTCATACGTACTCCGGATTTGAAAATAAAGTACGACTCTCCCTTGCTGAGCGAATCAAGAACCTTAATCTGGAAGATTTGTTCGGCGAGATTCTCATTCCATCAGAGACGGTGGTTGAGCTGAAGAAGGGAGAGAAAAAGACCTCTTCGCGTAAGTTTTTCCCCGGCTATATTCTCGTTAACATGGAGTTGAACGAGGAGACATGGCACGCCGTTAAAGAGACGTCAAAAGTTACCGGTTTTGTCGGCGGGAATAATCCCTTCGCGATCCCCGATGAAGAAGTGGCAAAGATAACTCGTCGGATGGAGGAAGGTGCCGAGAAGCCGCGGCCGAAGGTTCTGTTTGAAGTGGGGGAGACGGTTCGGGTCGTTGACGGGCCTTTCTTGAATTTTACCGGAGTAGTCGAGGATGTGAAGCCGGACAAGGGCAAATTGCGGGTCATGGTCAGCATCTTTGGACGGGCTACTCCTGTAGAGCTTGAGTTCATGCAGGTTGAAAAGCAGTAG
- the rplM gene encoding 50S ribosomal protein L13, producing the protein MKTTKVAKKEEVTRDWFLVDADNKVLGRMATEIANILRGKMKPIYTPSVDTGDFVVVINAEKIQLTGNKLADKMYYSHSGFPGGIKSITAGKLIEKKPEDLIRKAVKGMLPKNKLARHMLKKLKVYAGSAHPHEAQQPKTLDI; encoded by the coding sequence ATGAAGACGACGAAGGTTGCAAAAAAAGAAGAAGTTACCAGGGACTGGTTTCTGGTCGATGCCGATAACAAAGTACTCGGTCGCATGGCCACTGAGATCGCCAATATCCTGCGCGGCAAGATGAAGCCTATCTACACCCCTAGTGTGGACACTGGTGATTTTGTTGTAGTGATCAATGCCGAGAAGATTCAGCTCACCGGCAACAAGCTTGCTGACAAGATGTACTACAGCCACTCCGGTTTCCCCGGCGGGATCAAGTCCATCACTGCCGGCAAGCTGATCGAGAAGAAGCCGGAAGACCTCATTCGCAAGGCCGTGAAGGGAATGCTTCCCAAGAACAAGCTTGCCCGTCATATGCTCAAGAAACTCAAGGTTTATGCTGGCTCCGCGCATCCTCACGAGGCCCAGCAGCCCAAAACTCTAGACATCTAA